A stretch of the Nematostella vectensis chromosome 1, jaNemVect1.1, whole genome shotgun sequence genome encodes the following:
- the LOC5515846 gene encoding cilia- and flagella-associated protein 100 — MSRSPSQVSNKQIVKSREQSASRQSGKVTFPSVRSGSSKPVSALSIVASDHDPKHNPFTIPSDNDIFTLRDKERQWKQQERVKQRNLKVHEKSTYTSRVNAKTAAMRRIGEASDDEDIDEEKKDKDGAIAVKDDPGFTLAITRDRHVEKENLADFIAKKREMFLVQYSLGVKRDEMRKLEEIAQAEEKKLELAEQYLEEDAAMFDEFLKENDKNSVEAIKVAEAETKLKLEKVAEIKKINGQMMAIKSEISKNEDLLKEYLLYKQFLDSLTPQEWRESKRKAREEKRQAKQKEKASAPKKRASVVMPDRTSSRTSRKDSSRASIVQKSGSPPQGSKRQKSDADGESLASSTYDTDEEFSDEEPELFFGDPQQLLDIFAELEEQNLSLIQNSQETEEALEEMKQTIKQTQDRMNHETEILKGQIDFLNDAIKREQERAAELEMKSKMFSYGEFKAEDQEKMLAALNKKVEEVYRNCIGDNEANISTLQMLTNIENRLEELFEQIEIMPPERVEMAEKAKEKERRLRQREEKMEQQRLHQEDRVRRALERAQAEPKRKTGKPLMFRSEPPQTRKKQQDADKKQDKEEEELKYFFT, encoded by the exons ATGTCCCGATCGCCTTCGCAAGTCTCCAACAAACAGATCGTAAAATCGA GAGAACAGTCAGCATCTCGGCAGTCTGGGAAAGTAACCTTCCCCTCAGTCAGATCAGGCTCTAGCAAACCTGTATCTGCACTATCAA TAGTGGCATCAGACCATGATCCAAAGCACAATCCTTTCACCATTCCATCAGACAATGATATTTTTACTTTACGGGACAAGGAAAGACAATGGAAACAGCAG GAACGTGTCAAGCAAAGAAATCTAAAAGTTCATGAAAAATCAACATATACATCTAGAGTGAATGCCAAGACAGCAGCTATGAGACGCATTGGTGAAGCCAGTGATGATGAAGATATTGATGAGGAAAAGAAAGATAAAGATGGGGCAATTGCAGTGAAAGATGATCCAGGGTTTACTCTGGCAATAACCAGAG ATCGTCATGTTGAAAAAGAGAACTTAGCTGATTTTATTgcaaagaaaagagaaatgtTTCTTGTTCAG TATTCCCTTGGTGTGAAAAGAGATGAAATGAGAAAGTTGGAAGAGATAGCACAGGCTGAGGAGAAGAAACTTGAACTTGCAGAGCAATATTTAGAAGAAGATGCGGCCATGTTTGATGAATTCTTAAAGGAGAATGACAAGAATTCAGTTGAAGCAATTAAAGT AGCTGAAGCTGAAACTAAGCTCAAGTTGGAAAAAGTAgcagaaatcaagaaaattaaTGGTCAGATGATGGCAATCAAAAG TGAAATCTCTAAGAATGAGGATCTTCTCAAAGAATATCTACTGTACAAACAATTTCTCGATTCTCTGACACCTCAGGAATGGAGGGAAAGTAAACGGAAGGCCAGAGAAGAGAAAAGG caagcaaaacaaaaagaaaaagcttCTGCACCCAAAAAAAGAG cgTCTGTTGTAATGCCTGATAGAACTTCAAGTAGAACCAGTAGAAAGGATAGCAGCCGAGCAAGTATAGTACAG AAGTCGGGGAGCCCACCTCAAGGATCTAAAAG ACAAAAAAGTGATGCTGATGGCGAGAGTCTTGCATCTTCAACATATGACACAGATGAAGAGTTCAGCGATGAG GAACCAGAGCTATTCTTTGGTGACCCGCAACAGCTTCTTGACATCTTTGCCGAACTTGAGGAGCAGAATCTTTCCCTTATCCAAAATAGTCAGGAAACAGAAGAGGCACTAGAAGAGATGAAACAGACCATCAAACAGACTCAGGACCGCAT GAATCACGAGACAGAAATCCTCAAAGGCCAGATTGATTTTTTGAATGATGCGATAAAACGAGAGCAAGAAAGAGCTGCTGAGCTAGAAATGAAATCCAA GATGTTTTCATATGGGGAATTCAAAGCAGAGGATCAA GAAAAAATGCTTGCTGCATTGAACAAGAAAGTTGAAGAAGTGTATCGCAACTGTATTGGTGACAACGAAGCGAACATTAG CACACTCCAGATGCTGACAAACATCGAGAATCGTCTGGAGGAGCTCTTTGAACAGATCGAGATTATGCCACCAGAGAGAGTGGAGATGGCTGAAAAG gcaAAAGAGAAGGAACGTCGGCTGCGCCAACGAGAAGAGAAGATGGAACAGCAGCGTTTACATCAAGAGGACCGTGTCAGGCGCGCACTGGAGCGAGCTCAAGCCGAACCCAAGAGAAAG ACGGGCAAGCCCTTGATGTTCAGGTCAGAGCCCCCACAGACGAGAAAGAAGCAACAAGATGCCGACAAGAAACAAgacaaagaagaagaagaactCAAATACTTCTTTACTTAA
- the LOC5515844 gene encoding probable imidazolonepropionase isoform X2, with product MKNLIIRHARQVVLVCKNGERILKGEALKNIAILEGSVNRGISVVADEFGKIECIGYDDDVEPQYNECSFASEVDATGMCVLPGLIDGHTHPVWVGDRVHEFAMKLAGASYMDVHKAGGGINFTVEHVHKATEDELYEPLKQRLNRMLQCGTTLVEAKSGYGLNTENEMKMLRVIERAKKELPIEISSTFCGAHAIPRGSTAKQAADNIINEQIPTLVKAIKAGELDVENIDVFCEKGVFEVEETRVILQAGKDAGLAINFHGDELHPIKGAELGAELGARAISHLEEISEEGIKAMSKSSVIGVLLPTTAYILRLKPPPARAMIDAGVAIALGTDFNPNAYCLSMPLTMHLACCILRMSMTEALAGATINAAASLGRADTHGSLEVGKFADMVVINAERKHRLNSC from the exons ATGAAAAACTTAATTATTAGGCATGCGAGACAGGTAGTACTTGTCTGTAAAAATGGAGAACGTATCTTGAAAGGGGAAGCGCTGAAAAATATTGCTATTTTGGAGGGGAGTGTCAACCGTGGAATATCAGTTGTAGCAGATGAGTTCGGGAAAATCGAGTGTATTGGTTATGACGATGACGTTGAACCGCAATACAACGAGTGCAGCTTTGCCTCGGAGGTCGACGCTACCGGGATGTGTGTGTTACCAG GGCTGATTGATGGGCACACCCACCCAGTATGGGTGGGGGACAGGGTTCATGAGTTTGCCATGAAG CTCGCTGGGGCCTCATATATGGATGTTCACAAAGCTGGAGGGGGAATCAACTTTACTGTTGAACATGTTCACAAGGCAACTGAAGATGAGCTTTATGAGCCCCTTAAGCAGCGGCTTAATCGCATGCTCCAGTGTGGCACAACCCTTGTTGAAGCCAAGAGTGGATATGGATTGAACACAGAGAATGAAATGAAAATGTTAAGAGTGATTGaaagagcaaaaaaagaaCTGCCTATAGAGATTTCCAGCACTTTTTGTGGTGCACATGCCATACCAAG AGGCAGCACTGCTAAACAAGCAGCAGATAACATCATCAATGAACAGATACCAACTCTGGTGAAAGCAATTAAAGCTGGAGAGTTAGATGTGGAGAATATTGATGTGTTCTGTGAGAAAGGTGTGTTTGAGGTTGAAGAAACAAGAGTGATTCTACAGGCAGGGAAAGATGCAGGCCTTGCAATCAATTTCCATGGAGATGAGCTTCACCCCATCAAGGGAGCAGAG CTTGGGGCTGAATTAGGAGCACGAGCCATCAGTCATCTTGAAGAGATAAGTGAGGAAGGAATCAAGGCAATGTCAAAGTCTTCAGTGATTGGGGTACTGCTACCTACTACAGCATATATTCTACGATTAAAACCACCACCAGCAAGGGCAATGATTGATGCAG GGGTGGCTATAGCTCTTGGTACAGATTTCAATCCAAATGCATACTGTCTTTCTATG CCATTGACAATGCACCTTGCTTGCTGCATCTTGCGTATGTCCATGACTGAAGCACTCGCCGGTGCTACCATTAATGCTGCTGCTTCTTTGGGAAGGGCTGACACTCATGGCTCACTAGAAGTTGGCAAGTTTGCAGATATGGTTGTCATCAACGCAGAAAG AAAGCATAGGTTGAACTCTTGTTAA
- the LOC5515844 gene encoding probable imidazolonepropionase isoform X1, translating to MKNLIIRHARQVVLVCKNGERILKGEALKNIAILEGSVNRGISVVADEFGKIECIGYDDDVEPQYNECSFASEVDATGMCVLPGLIDGHTHPVWVGDRVHEFAMKLAGASYMDVHKAGGGINFTVEHVHKATEDELYEPLKQRLNRMLQCGTTLVEAKSGYGLNTENEMKMLRVIERAKKELPIEISSTFCGAHAIPRGSTAKQAADNIINEQIPTLVKAIKAGELDVENIDVFCEKGVFEVEETRVILQAGKDAGLAINFHGDELHPIKGAELGAELGARAISHLEEISEEGIKAMSKSSVIGVLLPTTAYILRLKPPPARAMIDAGVAIALGTDFNPNAYCLSMPLTMHLACCILRMSMTEALAGATINAAASLGRADTHGSLEVGKFADMVVINAERWEHLIYQIGGHDDIIQHVVKHGKVVFSKR from the exons ATGAAAAACTTAATTATTAGGCATGCGAGACAGGTAGTACTTGTCTGTAAAAATGGAGAACGTATCTTGAAAGGGGAAGCGCTGAAAAATATTGCTATTTTGGAGGGGAGTGTCAACCGTGGAATATCAGTTGTAGCAGATGAGTTCGGGAAAATCGAGTGTATTGGTTATGACGATGACGTTGAACCGCAATACAACGAGTGCAGCTTTGCCTCGGAGGTCGACGCTACCGGGATGTGTGTGTTACCAG GGCTGATTGATGGGCACACCCACCCAGTATGGGTGGGGGACAGGGTTCATGAGTTTGCCATGAAG CTCGCTGGGGCCTCATATATGGATGTTCACAAAGCTGGAGGGGGAATCAACTTTACTGTTGAACATGTTCACAAGGCAACTGAAGATGAGCTTTATGAGCCCCTTAAGCAGCGGCTTAATCGCATGCTCCAGTGTGGCACAACCCTTGTTGAAGCCAAGAGTGGATATGGATTGAACACAGAGAATGAAATGAAAATGTTAAGAGTGATTGaaagagcaaaaaaagaaCTGCCTATAGAGATTTCCAGCACTTTTTGTGGTGCACATGCCATACCAAG AGGCAGCACTGCTAAACAAGCAGCAGATAACATCATCAATGAACAGATACCAACTCTGGTGAAAGCAATTAAAGCTGGAGAGTTAGATGTGGAGAATATTGATGTGTTCTGTGAGAAAGGTGTGTTTGAGGTTGAAGAAACAAGAGTGATTCTACAGGCAGGGAAAGATGCAGGCCTTGCAATCAATTTCCATGGAGATGAGCTTCACCCCATCAAGGGAGCAGAG CTTGGGGCTGAATTAGGAGCACGAGCCATCAGTCATCTTGAAGAGATAAGTGAGGAAGGAATCAAGGCAATGTCAAAGTCTTCAGTGATTGGGGTACTGCTACCTACTACAGCATATATTCTACGATTAAAACCACCACCAGCAAGGGCAATGATTGATGCAG GGGTGGCTATAGCTCTTGGTACAGATTTCAATCCAAATGCATACTGTCTTTCTATG CCATTGACAATGCACCTTGCTTGCTGCATCTTGCGTATGTCCATGACTGAAGCACTCGCCGGTGCTACCATTAATGCTGCTGCTTCTTTGGGAAGGGCTGACACTCATGGCTCACTAGAAGTTGGCAAGTTTGCAGATATGGTTGTCATCAACGCAGAAAG ATGGGAACACTTAATTTATCAAATTGGTGGCCATGACGACATCATCCAACATGTTGTTAAGCATGGAAAAGTAGTTTTCAGTAAAAGATGA
- the LOC125558955 gene encoding uncharacterized protein K02A2.6-like — MSSINRKKSTPSKTKPTHCVEQEISEGEEDEIQCLHIFKCDTTSPPILVQVNIEGSPVSMELDTGSSVSIIPRNVYESTCKHLELKPAKVKLRTYGNEIIVPMGVVNANISYNDQCCEAKMYVVDGPRVALFGRSWLRLFKLDWPSIKLVQGKNTALSDLTEKYQDVFSDELGCLKGYAAQLHVRDGATPIHQKHRTVPFAIRHQVETELENLEKQGIISPIPNSEWATPVVPVVKKSGGIRLCGDFKVTLNPELVADSYPLPTLDDLQEKMNGGSFFSKLDLTKAYSQIPLDDSAKQFTTLTTHKGLYAYNRLPFGVASSAAIFQRQMDRIFKDLPQVLCYQDDILVTGRDSEEHLTNLEEVLRRLHANGLTAQREKCEFMQPSLKYLGHVIDKDGIHPTSDKVEAIKTAPSPHDVTQLRAFLGLVNYYQKFLPNLSQVLQPLHQLLKKDTKWYWSAECQKAFTNVKSMITVDNVLVPYNPDLPIILDCDASAYGLGAVLSHQIPDGTERPIAFASRTMNSSEKNYAQIDKEALSIVFGVTRFHIYLYGRNFTLRTDHQPLMAILGPKRGIPPIAAMRMQRWATKLSAYSYDIQYRSSNDHSNADALSRLPQHKAPKDGYFDLADLYQVEQMDRLPVTADDIREHTAADPLLHEVHDYVLNGFPRTTPSNNMKPFLTCALELFLHEGCVMRGHRVVIPSALRARTLDELHESHLGIVKMKELARGHIWWPGIDKDIEDLAKSCGPCNTTRNAPPSQYHPWAYPQAPWERIHIDFAGPVDGIHFLVVVDAYSKWLEIVPMRTTTAPATIKVLHDLFARFGLPIHVVSDNGSQFTSEAFDKFMKQNGVKHTTTAPYHPKSNGQAERFVQTFKLAYEAGQGPPSQIIADFLLKQRNTSNATTQQTPAKLMLGRNLRTRLDLLSPYRPASPKTAPALSQPSRCFTIGHKVWYRDFSVSGGKWSPRCVTTKIGNVMYEVQPDKFPQQHVRRHADQLCERTAPPYQDSMSHRDHQLLPMTTPAAEPLSCTEEDGDATETLNPPQTTRQQNPPTISEEVPEDAGEPDMPRRSSRANKGIAPDRLNL; from the coding sequence ATGTCCAGTATCAATCGCAAAAAGAGCACCCCGAGCAAGACCAAACCCACCCACTGCGTAGAGCAGGAAATCTCAGAGGGGGAGGAAGATGAGATCCAGTGCTTACACATTTTCAAATGTGATACAACCAGTCCCCCTATTCTAGTACAAGTCAACATTGAAGGGTCCCCGGTTAGCATGGAACTGGACACGGGTTCGTCAGTGTCAATCATCCCGCGCAATGTTTACGAGAGTACATGCAAACACCTAGAGCTCAAACCCGCTAAAGTAAAGCTTCGCACGTATGGTAATGAGATAATAGTCCctatgggtgtggtcaacgcGAACATTAGTTATAACGACCAATGCTGTGAGGCAAAGATGTATGTCGTGGATGGACCTAGAGTTGCACTCTTTGGTCGCTCTTGGCTGCGCCTATTCAAACTTGATTGGCCATCAATCAAGTTGGTTCAAGGCAAGAACACTGCACTGTCAGACCTCACAGAGAAGTATCAAGATGTTTTCAGCGACGAACTAGGCTGTCTCAAGGGATATGCTGCGCAGCTACACGTCCGTGATGGGGCAACTCCAATACACCAAAAGCACCGCACAGTTCCTTTTGCCATCCGGCACCAGGTGGAAACAGAACTAGAGAACTTAGAAAAACAGGGGATAATCTCTCCTATCCCCAATAGCGAATGGGCAACACCTGTTGTCCCGGTGGTAAAGAAATCTGGTGGTATACGCCTGTGCGGGGATTTCAAGGTTACGTTAAACCCTGAGTTAGTGGCCGATTCCTATCCCCTTCCAACCCTAGATGATCTGCAAGAAAAAATGAACGGTGGGTCTTTCTTTTCTAAGTTAGACCTTACCAAAGCATACTCCCAGATACCACTCGACGACTCTGCTAAACAGTTCACAACCCTGACCACTCACAAAGGATTGTACGCCTACAACCGACTTCCATTTGGCGTAGCGTCCTCAGCGGCGATTTTCCAGCGACAGATGGACAGAATTTTCAAGGACCTTCCACAAGTACTGTGTTACCAAGACGACATTCTGGTGACAGGAAGAGACAGCGAAGAACACCTTACAAACCTGGAAGAAGTTTTGCGACGCTTACACGCCAACGGTCTCACAGCACAACGAGAGAAGTGCGAATTCATGCAGCCATCGCTAAAATACCTCGGTCACGTCATCGACAAAGACGGAATCCACCCCACGAGTGACAAGGTAGAAGCCATCAAGACGGCACCATCACCTCATGATGTAACCCAGCTCCGTGCGTTCTTAGGCCTGGTAAACTACTACCAGAAATTCCTACCCAACCTATCACAGGTCTTACAACCTCTTCATCAACTGCTGAAGAAGGACACCAAGTGGTACTGGAGTGCCGAATGCCAGAAAGCGTTCACCAATGTCAAATCAATGATCACAGTTGACAACGTGCTAGTGCCCTATAACCCAGATCTCCCAATCATACTCGACTGTGATGCGTCGGCATACGGCCTGGGTGCTGTTCTGTCGCACCAAATCCCCGATGGGACAGAGCGTCCCATCGCGTTTGCCTCGCGGACAATGAACAGCAGCGAGAAGAACTACGCACAGATCGACAAAGAAGCCCTCTCCATAGTCTTTGGCGTTACCAGATTCCATATCTATCTCTACGGACGCAACTTCACCCTCAGAACGGACCACCAGCCGCTCATGGCCATACTGGGCCCCAAGAGAGGAATCCCTCCCATAGCAGCCATGCGCATGCAACGATGGGCCACCAAGTTATCGGCATACTCGTATGATATCCAATACAGGTCATCTAATGACCACTCCAACGCAGATGCTCTTTCTCGCCTCCCCCAACACAAGGCTCCCAAGGATGGGTATTTTGACCTCGCCGATTTATACCAAGTGGAACAGATGGATCGTCTTCCCGTCACAGCAGATGACATAAGAGAGCACACGGCAGCTGACCCCTTGCTCCACGAAGTACACGATTATGTGCTGAACGGATTCCCTCGCACGACCCCGAGCAACAATATGAAACCGTTCCTGACGTGTGCACTTGAACTCTTTCTTCACGAGGGATGTGTCATGCGAGGCCATCGCGTTGTCATTCCGAGCGCACTGAGAGCACGCACTCTAGACGAGCTGCACGAGAGTCATTTAGGAATTGTCAAGATGAAGGAGCTTGCCCGTGGCCACATATGGTGGCCAGGAATAGATAAAGACATTGAGGACCTGGCAAAGAGTTGTGGACCGTGCAACACCACACGGAATGCACCCCCGTCGCAGTACCACCCATGGGCCTACCCACAAGCACCATGGGAGAGGATACACATTGACTTCGCCGGACCCGTGGATGGGATACATTTTCTAGTTGTTGTCGACGCTTACTCCAAATGGCTGGAAATAGTTCCCATGCGCACGACTACAGCTCCGGCAACCATCAAGGTTCTTCATGATCTTTTTGCTCGTTTCGGGCTACCCATTCACGTAGTCAGTGACAATGGCTCACAATTCACTTCAGAAGCTTTCGACAAATTCATGAAGCAGAATGGCGTTAAACACACCACTACAGCACCGTACCACCCAAAGAGCAACGGCCAGGCTGAAAGATTCGTCCAAACCTTCAAGTTGGCATACGAAGCCGGGCAGGGTCCTCCATCGCAGATCATTGCAGACTTCCTCTTGAAACAGCGCAACACCTCTAATGCAACTACCCAGCAAACACCGGCCAAACTTATGTTGGGAAGAAACCTGCGCACACGTTTAGATTTGTTGTCGCCATACAGACCAGCATCTCCTAAGACGGCACCTGCACTATCACAACCGTCACGATGCTTTACCATTGGCCACAAGGTATGGTATCGAGACTTCAGCGTCTCTGGGGGGAAGTGGTCTCCAAGGTGCGTAACAACAAAGATCGGGAATGTGATGTACGAAGTACAGCCAGACAAGTTCCCCCAACAACACGTTCGACGTCATGCAGACCAGCTCTGCGAAAGAACTGCACCTCCTTATCAAGATAGCATGTCTCACCGAGATCACCAGTTACTTCCGATGACCACGCCAGCAGCTGAGCCACTCAGCTGCACAGAGGAAGATGGCGACgctacagaaacattaaatcCCCCTCAAACAACAAGACAGCAAAATCCACCGACGATCAGTGAGGAAGTTCCCGAGGATGCGGGAGAGCCGGACATGCCTAGGAGATCGTCACGCGCGAACAAGGGCATAGCGCCAGACAGGCTGAACTTATAA